Part of the Triticum urartu cultivar G1812 unplaced genomic scaffold, Tu2.1 TuUngrouped_contig_5868, whole genome shotgun sequence genome is shown below.
AATCATAAATATTATATTAAtaataattatatatatatatatatataggtccAGAAGTTATTAAAAAGGAGCGCACCAAAGTGCCAAACCCCTCGAAAAAGCTGAAACCCCTCTTGATTCCGCTTTTCCGTATCCGATCGATTCGTGCTCCGTTCCGAGCAGTCTGTTCGCTCCGCCGTGGGTCGGGAATCCGAATCCATCTGCCTGGTCCGTCCTCGAATGCGTCCGTCCCCGTCGGTCTGTTGCGAATCCCGTCGCCTGCTCGCCGTCGCTGCCTTGCTGAATGCCGCCGCTGCCGTAGGGTTtagtttttttttcctttcgccGCGGCGAGACCGACGGGGTCATCGAACCCTCGCCGCCGCGCGGCCTCTCCCCTCCCAGGCCTCCTCCGTCGAAGCACGGAAGCGGTTCTATCGTGTGGTCGCTGTTCCTCCCCTCTGGCCCGCTCTACCGGACTGGTGTGGAGTGGGGAGTGGGGAGGGGAGATTCACCCATCTAGGTTTGAATTTTCCTTAGTAGCGACTAACCCTAACTTGCTCGAATTGTAAATAGGTTTATCCTGGTATTTTCCTATTTTCCTTGCTGGGAGCAATACTAGTGCTAATCCAAGGTGGGATGTTTAACTGAGGCCTCATGCTTCCTTGTTAGATCGACCCTGTTCGTGCTTTCTTGATACATGTCTTGTTAGATCCACCCTGTGCGCGCCTTCTCGATGCATGTAGTATTGTTCTGTTACTACAAATTAACAGTGAATGCTGAACTTTGGTTAAATTCTCTTCCTTAATTTGTGCTTGTATAGTTGTATTAAGCACACCCGTTCATCTTATTTTGGATATGAGTAGGCTTTCTATTGTGAATTGAGTGTCACTCATTTGGTGGGGACGCTTGAACGCTAACCTGCCCACCAGGGTTTGACTGCCATTAGCAGAATTTATTTGGTGGGGTGCCTGGTGTCTCGTATGTTCTTGTACAAACAATCCAACAAGTGCTAGTGCCTTGTGGCCGAGTCTTCTTTCATATATACAAATAGGCTTTCTGTTTTGCATCATATGTTTATAGTTAAATATGGAAGACTTGAATGTTGAAATGCGTAGACAAAGTTTCAAATCTCCTTGCAGAAGTTGCGGCCTAGTTTCCTAAATGGCGCATGAAGGCTTCTGGAACATTGTATATTAGTGAAATTAGGAGTATTGTTTGTATGGTATCGTAGGCCTTTATCGAGTTTGTATATCCAACTATGTTGGGTGATATTATTAATACCAGAAATTGATGCCTTTTACATAGTAAACAATTGTTAGATATCCAACATAATAGTTCTTCTTACAGATATTTCCATTGCTTCAGTTCACTGCAGGAGCAAAGCAGTAAAAATGAATGTGCACCTCAGCTTTGAGGATGGCTGGAAGGTCCTGGAGCAGGGCATTGTGACATGTTCAAAGATTTTGGAGGGATCCACTGGTACAAGGCCTACTGTTGCTGAGTACATGAATTGCTATGAGTATGATTCTATCATTATCACGTGTAATATGTATATCTTAACTATTACCAGTGAAGCACTTAAATTTGTTGCACATGATATGTCCATATACTTTTCCAGCTGTGCTTATAGAATGGCGGTGCAGACAACCAGCTATTGTGAAGAGATGTACAATGGTTACAAGGCTACACTTGCAGAATCTGTTCGTGCACTGGTACTATGTCGGCCTTTCATTCCATTTCACAGTTTTCTATTGCCGAGTCAGTATTTGTAGTTCTAACCAATCGATGCATTTAAGAGTGAGGAATTGATAAATGAAATCTTGTTTTTTAACTACTGACTTTTGTTTCCTCTGTTAGATCATATCTGCTGACCTAGTATTGGAAAACTTATTTAGGCATGGACGCATGTTTCTCCAGATCTCAGTGTTGGACGGCTTATGTCCATACTATCATAACATTCACAAAAGTTTAGTATCATAGTGTTGTGTCATCTTGAACCAAGTTACAAACCAGATAATGTGAGAACAGATTATCTTTGACATATTGTGTAGGATTTCTTGTTGTAAAAGGAAACTTGGAACTAATTTATTTGCATTTGAAAACTAAGTAGAATATTGTGATTTATGTTGACATAGCTATTTCACAGCACTTCCTGCGTTCTCGTGATAGTTCTTAACTAAAGCACCAAAAACAAACTAATGAAAGTGCTGCTGCTACGCTTTTCAGACTACAGGACAGCAGGTTTGATATCATACTTGCACATTCTTGCATGCATATGTAATTTCCATgatatcatactccctccatccatatatatagggcctaatgtgtttttcgagattgcctttgactattgataagattgACACTATacgagatgtataatgtgaaaattatatcactGGAAGCTCCTTTCACGTATGAATTTGACggtatgctttgtgtaacttGCATGTCAGATATTATTGCTCTAAAGTTAGCCTCgtaaaacgcattaggccctatatataTGGATAGAGGGAGTATATAATTTCCATGTATCTCTTTGCTTTGGATGTTGAAGAAATGCCTTTGTTAGCATCAAAGATATGCATCATTCTTCCCTCTGTTGACTTTTTTCTGCTTATGTACTTAGGTTTGCCCCCATCTGATGCACCAGAGAGACGGCTACCTTTTGAGACAGCTTGCGAAAATGTGGTCTAACTATTGTATCATGGTTAAATGTGTATCTGGCTTCTTCAACTATTTGGACCGTTGCTTTGTTGAGCAAAGAAAGCTACCTTGTCTTGAAGACACTGCTGCCACTTCTTTTTTCTCTACAGTAAGTGACTAAGTGTTGTGCGAGAAATATTTTTGTTTTTACATCTGTTTGTTTTTATTACATGTTTCTTACACATTTTCTACCTAATATTTATGGACTTTTTCCCTTTTGCTAGGTCTTTTCCTTCTTCAGTCATGAAGTATCAGACGCTCTGCTGACTTCGGTAATTCTTAGATAGCTATTTTTGCCTGGTTGTTGTTAAAAGCATTTTCTTCTGTACATAACAATTGATTGATCCAGATTCGCCAAGAGCGTGATGGAATCAATGCTGATATGGACATCTTGATGGGCATTATGCGTGGCATATGTCGCTCTGAAGTCAAATCCTTCATGAAAAATGCTGTTGTTCAAGATACATATGCTTACTACTCCAGGAAAAGTTCTGAATGGATTGTTCAGTACCCTCTACAAGATTACCTTGCCAAGGTCAGTAATTTAATCTTAACTAATGGGTCAGTAGGTGTTATTTATTTCTTTTTAGTTTCTTAACACTGTTTATATGTGTGATATCTGTAGGTTCAGGATTGTATGGAGAAGGAAACCATGAGATTGATGAGCTATCTGAGTATTGCTGAGGGTGATAGCACAGAGCTCTGTTTGAAGGTTCTCTTTAATTAAGAAAAAATAAATATGTTTTCACTTTGCAGCTTGAACATGTCTGCCTTCTTCCAGTAGTAGTATGTAGGGTTGGTACCTCTTCTGTTGTGTTATTTGATGATTCATATTCGGTTTCCAATATCTGTGTCCTGGACATTTGGTTCCTAGTATTTTGGTCCTGCTTCTAAAATGCCCAAATAAGATGTTAGTATGAAAGTAAAATACGTTATTATGATTGGCTCAATTAGCAAATGTCTTAATTGTCTTCGACCACAGAAATTCAACTGCTTGAATCATGCAAAATGCTATTTCCTGACATATTTCTGATCCTTCTACTGCCTCCACTCCTGTTGCAGGTTGTTAGTGCTCCATTGATGCAAACTTATGACAGCTATGCAAGAGAGAAACAGATTGGTGGCCAACTTTTGCTTCAAACATACAAGGTGAACTCAGTTGCACTCGCATCATCGTTTGATACTACATAATTTGTTTTTCCTTTCTGGATTACGACTAACCATTCCATTACTCATATCAGACTGTAGAGGATGATCTGCTGGCCAGATGCAAT
Proteins encoded:
- the LOC125529816 gene encoding cullin-1-like isoform X2; translated protein: MNVHLSFEDGWKVLEQGIVTCSKILEGSTGTRPTVAEYMNCYDCAYRMAVQTTSYCEEMYNGYKATLAESVRALVCPHLMHQRDGYLLRQLAKMWSNYCIMVKCVSGFFNYLDRCFVEQRKLPCLEDTAATSFFSTVFSFFSHEVSDALLTSIRQERDGINADMDILMGIMRGICRSEVKSFMKNAVVQDTYAYYSRKSSEWIVQYPLQDYLAKVQDCMEKETMRLMSYLSIAEGDSTELCLKVVSAPLMQTYDSYAREKQIGGQLLLQTYKTVEDDLLARCNRLTIDSGVDNSSGSYME
- the LOC125529816 gene encoding cullin-1-like isoform X1, whose product is MNVHLSFEDGWKVLEQGIVTCSKILEGSTGTRPTVAEYMNCYEYDSIIITCNMYILTITSEALKFVAHDMSIYFSSCAYRMAVQTTSYCEEMYNGYKATLAESVRALVCPHLMHQRDGYLLRQLAKMWSNYCIMVKCVSGFFNYLDRCFVEQRKLPCLEDTAATSFFSTVFSFFSHEVSDALLTSIRQERDGINADMDILMGIMRGICRSEVKSFMKNAVVQDTYAYYSRKSSEWIVQYPLQDYLAKVQDCMEKETMRLMSYLSIAEGDSTELCLKVVSAPLMQTYDSYAREKQIGGQLLLQTYKTVEDDLLARCNRLTIDSGVDNSSGSYME